In Anser cygnoides isolate HZ-2024a breed goose chromosome 23, Taihu_goose_T2T_genome, whole genome shotgun sequence, the following are encoded in one genomic region:
- the LOC106040130 gene encoding arylacetamide deacetylase-like 4 isoform X1 — translation MAFFYILSVILLVIFTASFITAIRTTIQSDYSNVSIPPGVNHPGKLRIVLAFMISTSAMGKILEKMGVCTKIAFTRYMRSGRKLGPDPQLALVDARFGRVPVRLYRPRAPSAGLRPGAIFFHGGGWLYCSIDSHEKICRYIAKESESVVVSVGYRLAPEHKYPAAYEDCLNATIHFMRNTEHYGVDPARISVCGDSAGGNLAAAVSQTLAGRSDLPKLRAQILIYPGLQALDFNLPSYQQNRGVPLLFRERAAFFALQYLNGDASHMQEVLKGSHIPPDMRMKYRKWVSPDNIPEKFKVRGYKPHKPHEFKAEVYETMKRFCEPNLCPLLAEDAVIQQLPESFILTCEYDVLRDDGLLYKKRLEDNGVRVTWYHLEDGFHGIMSLYGYRVLKFRSAKRGLDRIVKFLKGL, via the exons atggcatttttttataTACTGTCAGTGATACTGCTGGTGATTTTTACTGCTTCATTCATAACAGCAATTAGGACAACAATTCAATCTGACTACTCCAATGTCAGTATCCCTCCTGGAGTGAATCATCCTGGAAAGCTTCGAATTGTCCTTGCTTTTATGATTAGTACATCTGCCATG GGGAAGATTTTGGAGAAGATGGGGGTGTGCACAAAGATCGCCTTCACCCGCTACATGCGCTCCGGGAGGAAGCTGGGGCCGGACCCGCAGCTCGCGCTAGTGGACGCGCGGTTTGGCCGGGTGCCGGTGAGGCTCTACCGGCCCCGGGCGCCATCTGCCGGCCTGCGGCCGGGCGCCATCTTCTTCCACGGCGGCGGCTGGCTGTACTGCAGCATCG ACTCCCATGAAAAGATCTGCCGTTACATCGCCAAAGAAAGCGAGTCGGTGGTTGTGTCTGTTGG GTACCGTTTAGCTCCTGAACACAAATACCCTGCTGCGTATGAAGACTGTCTTAATGCTACCATACACTTCATGAGGAACACAGAGCACTATGGGGTGGACCCTGCCCGTATAAGTGTGTGTGGGGACAGCGCAGGGGGCAATCTAGCAGCTGCTGTTAGCCAGACCCTGGCAGGTAGATCAGACCTCCCAAAGCTGCGCGCTCAGATCTTGATCTACCCAGGCCTTCAGGCACTGGACTTCAATTTACCATCCTATCAGCAAAATCGGGGAGTCCCTCTCTTATTCCGAGAACgtgctgctttttttgctttgcagtaCCTAAATGGGGATGCATCGCATATGCAAGAGGTCTTGAAGGGCTCTCATATTCCTCCGGACATGAGGATGAAGTACAGGAAGTGGGTGAGTCCAGACAACATCCCTGAAAAATTTAAGGTCAGAGGCTACAAACCACACAAACCTCATGAATTCAAGGCTGAAGTTTATGAGACAATGAAAAGATTCTGTGAGCCCAACCTGTGTCCCCTGCTAGCTGAAGATGCTGTTATTCAGCAGCTGCCAGAGTCTTTCATCTTGACTTGTGAGTATGATGTGCTGAGGGACGACGGCTTGCTGTACAAGAAGAGACTGGAGGACAATGGAGTTCGAGTGACCTGGTACCACCTTGAGGATGGATTCCATGGAATCATGAGCCTATATGGTTATCGTGTTTTGAAATTTCGATCTGCAAAAAGAGGACTGGACAGAATTGTTAAATTCCTAAAAGGCCTGTAG
- the LOC106040130 gene encoding arylacetamide deacetylase-like 4 isoform X2: MGVCTKIAFTRYMRSGRKLGPDPQLALVDARFGRVPVRLYRPRAPSAGLRPGAIFFHGGGWLYCSIDSHEKICRYIAKESESVVVSVGYRLAPEHKYPAAYEDCLNATIHFMRNTEHYGVDPARISVCGDSAGGNLAAAVSQTLAGRSDLPKLRAQILIYPGLQALDFNLPSYQQNRGVPLLFRERAAFFALQYLNGDASHMQEVLKGSHIPPDMRMKYRKWVSPDNIPEKFKVRGYKPHKPHEFKAEVYETMKRFCEPNLCPLLAEDAVIQQLPESFILTCEYDVLRDDGLLYKKRLEDNGVRVTWYHLEDGFHGIMSLYGYRVLKFRSAKRGLDRIVKFLKGL; this comes from the exons ATGGGGGTGTGCACAAAGATCGCCTTCACCCGCTACATGCGCTCCGGGAGGAAGCTGGGGCCGGACCCGCAGCTCGCGCTAGTGGACGCGCGGTTTGGCCGGGTGCCGGTGAGGCTCTACCGGCCCCGGGCGCCATCTGCCGGCCTGCGGCCGGGCGCCATCTTCTTCCACGGCGGCGGCTGGCTGTACTGCAGCATCG ACTCCCATGAAAAGATCTGCCGTTACATCGCCAAAGAAAGCGAGTCGGTGGTTGTGTCTGTTGG GTACCGTTTAGCTCCTGAACACAAATACCCTGCTGCGTATGAAGACTGTCTTAATGCTACCATACACTTCATGAGGAACACAGAGCACTATGGGGTGGACCCTGCCCGTATAAGTGTGTGTGGGGACAGCGCAGGGGGCAATCTAGCAGCTGCTGTTAGCCAGACCCTGGCAGGTAGATCAGACCTCCCAAAGCTGCGCGCTCAGATCTTGATCTACCCAGGCCTTCAGGCACTGGACTTCAATTTACCATCCTATCAGCAAAATCGGGGAGTCCCTCTCTTATTCCGAGAACgtgctgctttttttgctttgcagtaCCTAAATGGGGATGCATCGCATATGCAAGAGGTCTTGAAGGGCTCTCATATTCCTCCGGACATGAGGATGAAGTACAGGAAGTGGGTGAGTCCAGACAACATCCCTGAAAAATTTAAGGTCAGAGGCTACAAACCACACAAACCTCATGAATTCAAGGCTGAAGTTTATGAGACAATGAAAAGATTCTGTGAGCCCAACCTGTGTCCCCTGCTAGCTGAAGATGCTGTTATTCAGCAGCTGCCAGAGTCTTTCATCTTGACTTGTGAGTATGATGTGCTGAGGGACGACGGCTTGCTGTACAAGAAGAGACTGGAGGACAATGGAGTTCGAGTGACCTGGTACCACCTTGAGGATGGATTCCATGGAATCATGAGCCTATATGGTTATCGTGTTTTGAAATTTCGATCTGCAAAAAGAGGACTGGACAGAATTGTTAAATTCCTAAAAGGCCTGTAG
- the CFAP107 gene encoding cilia- and flagella-associated protein 107 isoform X1: MIASIKDGRDWWKIEPKYSTKVLIGNWLEERKRFIKPTGKLGGSTYSTDFICFPDHKPEQTLRRTMMKKYEGLPAQHFFTHHEEPRSRNLVSEYEDKYNRHSYDPALPPLRSWNGRKLAWIPQKPDFPILEPPTNYGLLEHLMKKWHKKEAGMMRSVYTISYEKPPISAFAKIHGLSSRQGRHPHNIGRILDYEGSQKYLQALGQLARDRKARDASM, encoded by the exons ATGATTGCATCAATTAAAGATGGACGGGATTGGTGGAAAATTGAACCAAAATACTCTACTAAAGTTCTCATTGGAAACTggctggaagagagaaaaagg TTTATCAAACCCACTGGGAAACTTGGCGGCAGCACATACAGCACAGACTTCATTTGCTTCCCAGATCACAAACCAGAACAAACACTAAGAAGAACCATGATGAAGAAATATGAG GgcctgccagcacagcacttCTTCACACATCACGAGGAACCAAGAAGCCGAAATTTAGTATCAGAGTATGAAGATAAATACAATAGACACAGTTATGACCCTGCGCTGCCTCCCCTCCGCAGCTGGAATGGACGCAAGCTTGCCTGGATTCCTCAGAAACCAGATTTCCCCATTCTTG AACCACCCACCAACTATGGCCTGCTCGAGCACCTGATGAAAAAATGGCACAAGAAAGAAGCTGGAATGATGAGGAGTGTCTACACCATTTCCTATGAAAAGCCAccaatttctgcttttgctaaAATTCATGGCCTCTCTTCCAGGCAGGGACGTCATCCCCATAATATTGGTAGAATCCTGGACTATGAAGGGAGTCAGAAATATCTGCAAGCCCTCGGCCAACTAGCgagagacagaaaagcaagagatgCCTCTATGTAA
- the CFAP107 gene encoding cilia- and flagella-associated protein 107 isoform X2: MIASIKDGRDWWKIEPKYSTKVLIGNWLEERKRFIKPTGKLGGSTYSTDFICFPDHKPEQTLRRTMMKKYEGLPAQHFFTHHEEPRSRNLVSEYEDKYNRHSYDPALPPLRSWNGRKLAWIPQKPDFPILGRDVIPIILVESWTMKGVRNICKPSAN, translated from the exons ATGATTGCATCAATTAAAGATGGACGGGATTGGTGGAAAATTGAACCAAAATACTCTACTAAAGTTCTCATTGGAAACTggctggaagagagaaaaagg TTTATCAAACCCACTGGGAAACTTGGCGGCAGCACATACAGCACAGACTTCATTTGCTTCCCAGATCACAAACCAGAACAAACACTAAGAAGAACCATGATGAAGAAATATGAG GgcctgccagcacagcacttCTTCACACATCACGAGGAACCAAGAAGCCGAAATTTAGTATCAGAGTATGAAGATAAATACAATAGACACAGTTATGACCCTGCGCTGCCTCCCCTCCGCAGCTGGAATGGACGCAAGCTTGCCTGGATTCCTCAGAAACCAGATTTCCCCATTCTTG GCAGGGACGTCATCCCCATAATATTGGTAGAATCCTGGACTATGAAGGGAGTCAGAAATATCTGCAAGCCCTCGGCCAACTAG
- the LOC106040129 gene encoding arylacetamide deacetylase-like 4 isoform X2 produces MALLPALLLLLLLLLPLAALVLGTVLLALPSYEIPPGVNQPAKLRLVLAVLLGTAAVGRILEKTGLCSQITFGRYVRQGRRLRVDPKLFIQDLQFNKVPVRVYQPKAISHGQRRAIIFFHGGGWVFGSLDTYEKVCRYISRESGSVVVSVQYRLAPEHKYPAAYEDCLNATIHFMRNTEHYGVDPARISVCGDSAGGNLAAAVSQTLAGRSDLPKLRAQILIYPGLQALDFNLPSYQQNRGVPLLFRERAAFFALQYLNGDASHMQEVLEGSHIPPDMRMKYRKWLPESFILTCEYDVLRDDGLLYKKRLEDNGVRVTWYHLEDGFHGIISLYDYGGFSFPSGKRGLDSVVNFLKGL; encoded by the exons aTGGCGCTGCTGCCAgcgctgctgcttctgctgctgctgctcctgcccctggcGGCGCTGGTGCTGGGCACGGTGCTCCTCGCGCTGCCCAGCTACGAGATCCCGCCCGGGGTGAACCAGCCCGCCAAGCTGCGCCTGGTCCTGGCTGTCCTCCTCGGCACGGCGGCCGTG GGAAGGATTTTGGAGAAGACAGGGCTTTGCAGTCAAATCACTTTTGGCCGATACGTGCGACAAGGACGGAGACTAAGGGTAGACCCAAAGCTCTTTATCCAGGATCTGCAGTTTAACAAAGTACCTGTGAGGGTTTACCAGCCTAAAGCTATATCACATGGGCAAAGGAGAGCTATCATCTTCTTTCATGGAGGAGGCTGGGTATTTGGAAGTCTTG atacCTATGAAAAAGTGTGCCGCTACATATCCAGAGAAAGTGGATCAGTAGTTGTATCTGTTCA GTACCGTTTAGCTCCAGAACATAAATACCCTGCTGCGTATGAAGACTGTCTTAATGCTACCATACACTTCATGAGGAACACAGAGCACTATGGGGTGGACCCTGCCCGTATAAGTGTGTGTGGGGACAGTGCAGGGGGCAATCTAGCAGCTGCTGTTAGCCAGACCCTGGCAGGTAGATCAGACCTCCCAAAGCTACGTGCTCAGATCTTGATCTACCCAGGCCTTCAGGCACTGGACTTCAATTTACCATCCTATCAGCAAAATCGGGGAGTCCCTCTCTTATTCCGAGAACgtgctgctttttttgctttgcagtaCCTAAATGGGGATGCATCGCATATGCAAGAGGTCTTGGAGGGCTCTCATATTCCTCCAGATATGAGGATGAAGTACAGGAAGTGG CTGCCAGAGTCTTTCATCTTGACTTGTGAGTATGATGTGCTGAGGGACGACGGCTTGCTGTACAAGAAGAGACTGGAGGACAATGGAGTTCGAGTGACCTGGTACCACCTTGAGGATGGATTCCATGGAATCATAAGCCTGTATGATTATGGGGGGTTTTCATTTCCATCTGGTAAAAGGGGATTGGACAGCGTTGTTAACTTCCTAAAAGGCTTATAG
- the LOC106040129 gene encoding arylacetamide deacetylase-like 4 isoform X1, with product MALLPALLLLLLLLLPLAALVLGTVLLALPSYEIPPGVNQPAKLRLVLAVLLGTAAVGRILEKTGLCSQITFGRYVRQGRRLRVDPKLFIQDLQFNKVPVRVYQPKAISHGQRRAIIFFHGGGWVFGSLDTYEKVCRYISRESGSVVVSVQYRLAPEHKYPAAYEDCLNATIHFMRNTEHYGVDPARISVCGDSAGGNLAAAVSQTLAGRSDLPKLRAQILIYPGLQALDFNLPSYQQNRGVPLLFRERAAFFALQYLNGDASHMQEVLEGSHIPPDMRMKYRKWVSPDNIPEKFKARGVKPLRPTDFVAEVYETVKRFCEPNLCPLLAEDAIVHQLPESFILTCEYDVLRDDGLLYKKRLEDNGVRVTWYHLEDGFHGIISLYDYGGFSFPSGKRGLDSVVNFLKGL from the exons aTGGCGCTGCTGCCAgcgctgctgcttctgctgctgctgctcctgcccctggcGGCGCTGGTGCTGGGCACGGTGCTCCTCGCGCTGCCCAGCTACGAGATCCCGCCCGGGGTGAACCAGCCCGCCAAGCTGCGCCTGGTCCTGGCTGTCCTCCTCGGCACGGCGGCCGTG GGAAGGATTTTGGAGAAGACAGGGCTTTGCAGTCAAATCACTTTTGGCCGATACGTGCGACAAGGACGGAGACTAAGGGTAGACCCAAAGCTCTTTATCCAGGATCTGCAGTTTAACAAAGTACCTGTGAGGGTTTACCAGCCTAAAGCTATATCACATGGGCAAAGGAGAGCTATCATCTTCTTTCATGGAGGAGGCTGGGTATTTGGAAGTCTTG atacCTATGAAAAAGTGTGCCGCTACATATCCAGAGAAAGTGGATCAGTAGTTGTATCTGTTCA GTACCGTTTAGCTCCAGAACATAAATACCCTGCTGCGTATGAAGACTGTCTTAATGCTACCATACACTTCATGAGGAACACAGAGCACTATGGGGTGGACCCTGCCCGTATAAGTGTGTGTGGGGACAGTGCAGGGGGCAATCTAGCAGCTGCTGTTAGCCAGACCCTGGCAGGTAGATCAGACCTCCCAAAGCTACGTGCTCAGATCTTGATCTACCCAGGCCTTCAGGCACTGGACTTCAATTTACCATCCTATCAGCAAAATCGGGGAGTCCCTCTCTTATTCCGAGAACgtgctgctttttttgctttgcagtaCCTAAATGGGGATGCATCGCATATGCAAGAGGTCTTGGAGGGCTCTCATATTCCTCCAGATATGAGGATGAAGTACAGGAAGTGGGTGAGTCCAGACAACATCCCTGAAAAATTTAAGGCCAGAGGTGTGAAGCCACTTAGGCCCACTGATTTTGTGGCTGAAGTTTATGAGACAGTGAAAAGATTCTGTGAGCCCAACCTGTGTCCCCTGCTAGCTGAAGATGCTATTGTTCACCAGCTGCCAGAGTCTTTCATCTTGACTTGTGAGTATGATGTGCTGAGGGACGACGGCTTGCTGTACAAGAAGAGACTGGAGGACAATGGAGTTCGAGTGACCTGGTACCACCTTGAGGATGGATTCCATGGAATCATAAGCCTGTATGATTATGGGGGGTTTTCATTTCCATCTGGTAAAAGGGGATTGGACAGCGTTGTTAACTTCCTAAAAGGCTTATAG